AAAACTGAACAACGGCGAAGTCACCCTCAACGGCGTCACCGCCACCGGAAGCGAATCGATCACTTTAGGCCAAACCCTTGTCTGGAACCGTCCACCCTGGATCGAACCAGACTCCCCTCAGCACTTCGGAGTCCTGTATGAAGACCCCCATCTGTTGGCCGTCAACAAACCCAGCGGGCTGCCCACCCTTCCAGGCGGCGGCTTCATGGAGAACACTCTGCTGTGCTTGGTGCAAAAGCAAACCCCCAATGCAAACCGTGTCCACCGGTTGGGCCGAGCAACCACCGGCATCGTCCTCTTCGCCAAAACACCGCAGGCGGCATCTAATCTGTTCGCAAACTGGAACACACCCAGAATTCAAAAAATCTATCGGGCGCTGGCTCGAAACATTGCACAGCACGACGCCTACGAAATCCTCACACCCATCGGCCTCGTACCGCACCCGCGCATCGGTTCCGTGTGGGCCGCCAACCCAAGCGGCAAACCGTCAAAGTCATTAGCAAAGGTGATCTCACGCACCACCAGCACCACAACATTTGAGGTAAGCCTAAATTCGGGCCGCCCTCATCAAGTCAGAATCCATCTGGCATCCATCGGCCATCCCCTGGTAGGCGATCCTCTGTACGGCTTAACCGGCCAGCCTCTTGAACATCTCCCCGGCCTCCCCGGCGATGGAGGATATTTCCTGCACGCGCAACTTCTGAAATTCCACCACCCCATCACCGGAGAACAAATCAATCTTGAGGCAGCTTTGCCGTCCGGATTCTCATTGCATCAGTAGGTTCACGG
This is a stretch of genomic DNA from Clostridia bacterium. It encodes these proteins:
- a CDS encoding RluA family pseudouridine synthase, which codes for KLNNGEVTLNGVTATGSESITLGQTLVWNRPPWIEPDSPQHFGVLYEDPHLLAVNKPSGLPTLPGGGFMENTLLCLVQKQTPNANRVHRLGRATTGIVLFAKTPQAASNLFANWNTPRIQKIYRALARNIAQHDAYEILTPIGLVPHPRIGSVWAANPSGKPSKSLAKVISRTTSTTTFEVSLNSGRPHQVRIHLASIGHPLVGDPLYGLTGQPLEHLPGLPGDGGYFLHAQLLKFHHPITGEQINLEAALPSGFSLHQ